One stretch of Anaerolineales bacterium DNA includes these proteins:
- a CDS encoding peptidase M20: MEIHPSIINQVVDLAEKIQQVPAPTFHEQQRSEFFLSTLRDHGAEHAWKDQCGNVYIRLPGRSKKPMVVVSAHLDTVFPQVSALSIRRSGTRIYGPGIGDNSLGLAALFGLFLLFNKDGADLHGLSQPEGDLLLVANVGEEGLGDLQGMKAVVDQLGNDPAAYIILEGMLIGHIYHRGLGVKRYRLTVQTPGGHSWIDFGRPSAIHVLAQLITQITRMDVPVEPRSSVNIGVVSGGTSVNTIAAEASCELDLRSEDRSTLRLLSTSVETLIEEENRSGGQEVKIKAKVVGERPSGELRADHPLVTRALECYARYGIKPSLNIGSTDANVPLSRGLPAICVGLTTGGGAHTQDEFIDTGPVGMGLGIVAELIQAVFKDNSRTNQ; the protein is encoded by the coding sequence TTGGAAATCCATCCATCCATCATTAACCAAGTCGTTGATCTGGCCGAAAAAATTCAGCAGGTTCCAGCTCCCACGTTTCATGAGCAGCAGCGCTCTGAATTCTTCCTGAGCACTCTCCGTGATCACGGCGCAGAGCACGCTTGGAAAGATCAATGCGGCAATGTGTATATCAGACTGCCTGGACGCTCGAAGAAACCGATGGTGGTGGTGTCTGCTCACCTCGACACGGTCTTCCCGCAGGTCAGTGCTTTGTCCATCCGGCGGAGTGGAACCAGGATATATGGTCCGGGCATTGGAGATAATTCACTCGGCCTGGCTGCTTTATTTGGTCTTTTTTTATTGTTTAATAAGGATGGTGCGGATTTGCATGGGTTGTCTCAACCGGAAGGAGACCTCCTGCTGGTCGCAAATGTGGGTGAGGAAGGATTGGGAGACCTGCAGGGGATGAAGGCGGTTGTAGATCAATTGGGAAATGATCCGGCGGCGTATATCATCCTGGAGGGGATGTTGATTGGGCATATCTATCATCGGGGGTTGGGCGTGAAGCGTTACCGCCTTACGGTTCAAACGCCCGGAGGTCATTCATGGATTGATTTTGGTCGGCCATCTGCCATCCATGTACTGGCTCAGCTTATCACGCAAATCACCCGGATGGACGTCCCGGTGGAACCGCGCTCGTCCGTCAATATCGGGGTGGTTTCTGGGGGAACATCGGTGAATACGATCGCAGCTGAAGCCAGCTGTGAGCTGGACCTGCGCTCAGAGGATCGTTCAACGCTAAGGCTCCTGTCTACCAGCGTTGAGACACTCATCGAGGAGGAGAATCGCTCAGGCGGACAGGAAGTTAAAATAAAAGCTAAGGTAGTTGGAGAACGTCCATCTGGTGAGTTGCGAGCCGACCATCCGCTGGTTACCCGTGCATTGGAGTGTTATGCTCGGTATGGCATAAAGCCGAGCTTGAATATTGGCTCCACTGACGCCAATGTACCCCTGAGCCGGGGTTTGCCAGCCATCTGCGTTGGATTGACCACCGGCGGTGGGGCGCATACCCAGGATGAGTTCATCGATACCGGTCCCGTTGGTATGGGCCTTGGGATTGTAGCGGAGTTGATCCAGGCGGTTTTTAAAGATAACAGTAGAACTAACCAGTAA
- a CDS encoding dCTP deaminase: MGLQPDHWIRKMTMEKLMIEPFADSQVRNGVISYGVSSYGYDIRVADEFKIFTHKNLTMVDPKQFDQTSMVDFKGDVCIIPPNSFALARTVEYFRIPRNVLTICLGKSTYARCGIIVNVTPFEPEWEGYVTMEISNTAPSPAKIYANEGIAQVLFFVADEPCETSYADKKGKYQAQQTIVLPKL; encoded by the coding sequence ATGGGCCTTCAACCAGATCATTGGATTCGCAAAATGACAATGGAGAAACTCATGATTGAACCCTTCGCCGATAGCCAGGTGCGAAACGGGGTAATTTCCTATGGCGTATCATCCTATGGCTACGATATCAGGGTGGCAGACGAATTCAAGATCTTTACCCACAAGAACTTGACCATGGTTGACCCCAAGCAGTTTGACCAAACCTCCATGGTGGATTTCAAAGGAGACGTGTGTATCATCCCACCGAATTCCTTCGCCCTCGCCCGGACGGTAGAATATTTTCGTATCCCCCGCAATGTCCTGACCATCTGCCTGGGAAAATCAACCTATGCTCGCTGCGGGATCATTGTCAATGTCACACCCTTCGAGCCCGAATGGGAAGGTTATGTGACCATGGAGATCTCAAATACTGCCCCCTCACCGGCAAAAATCTACGCCAATGAAGGGATTGCGCAGGTCCTGTTCTTCGTGGCGGATGAGCCGTGTGAAACTTCCTATGCCGATAAAAAAGGGAAGTACCAGGCTCAGCAAACCATCGTGTTGCCCAAGCTTTAA
- a CDS encoding formate C-acetyltransferase/glycerol dehydratase family glycyl radical enzyme has product MILSQRVVELRKQSIEAVETLSSERAELLTEFWSQDTGLISNPVKRALAFKYLLEHKEICINDGELIVGEKGPAPKHAPTFPELCCHSLDDLDVLDQREKTSFRVSPETRRSYADTLIPFWKGKSMRELVFAEMTPEWKAAYQAGIFTEFMEQRAPGHTVLDNKIYKKGMLDFQGEIESRLMTLDFLNDPLAYEKQEELRAMLIAAGAIIRYAERHAEKALGLAASEQDNRRKNELMRVAEVCQNVPAHAPRNFWEALQSYWFVHLGVTLELNTWDAFSPGRLDQHLLPFYAQGIQDGSLTCEQAEELLQCFWIKFNNQPAPPKVGVTAEESGTYTDFAQINLGGVRPDGSDGVNEVTYLLLDVIEQMRLLQPSTSIQVSKKNPDRFIKRAAEIIRTGFGQPSVFNADLIGQELMRMGKSVLDARCGGSSGCVEVGAFGKENYNLTGYFNLPKVLEITLHNGADRRTGIQLGPATGDPRAFSSMEELYKAFEKQVNYFVDIKVRGNNVIERLYARYMPCPFLSLLVDDCIRTGRDYHDGGARYNTTYIQGVGVGTMTDALTSIGYHVFKNHTLGMHELIDNLEANFSGNEPLRQRLLNRTPKYGNDDDRADRVMQRVFEIYFNAVEGRRNTKGGEYHINLLPTTVHVYFGSVTGATADGRLAYTPLSEGVSPVQGADHKGPTAVLRSVAKMDHVRTGGTLLNQKFTPQVLENDEGLNKLVQLIRTYFLLDGHHIQFNVVDAATLRLAQQHPEQYRSLIVRVAGYSDYFCDLSKTLQDEIIARTEHEAF; this is encoded by the coding sequence ATGATCCTTAGTCAGCGTGTTGTAGAACTTCGTAAACAGAGCATTGAAGCCGTTGAGACGCTTTCTTCCGAACGGGCTGAGCTACTGACGGAATTTTGGAGTCAGGACACCGGCTTGATTTCAAACCCGGTAAAAAGGGCATTGGCCTTCAAGTATTTACTTGAGCATAAGGAAATCTGTATCAATGATGGGGAATTGATCGTCGGTGAGAAAGGTCCGGCACCGAAACATGCCCCCACCTTCCCGGAGTTATGTTGCCACAGCCTGGATGACCTGGATGTGCTGGACCAGCGCGAGAAGACTTCCTTCAGGGTCAGCCCTGAAACTCGACGTAGTTATGCCGATACGCTCATCCCATTCTGGAAAGGCAAGTCAATGCGCGAGCTGGTCTTCGCCGAGATGACCCCCGAGTGGAAAGCCGCCTACCAGGCTGGCATCTTTACCGAGTTTATGGAGCAGCGCGCCCCTGGTCACACCGTTCTGGACAATAAGATTTATAAGAAGGGGATGCTGGATTTCCAGGGCGAGATCGAGTCGCGCCTCATGACGCTGGATTTCTTAAATGATCCGCTGGCATACGAAAAACAGGAAGAGCTGCGTGCGATGCTGATAGCTGCGGGTGCGATCATCCGTTATGCTGAGCGGCATGCGGAGAAGGCCCTGGGCCTGGCCGCCTCCGAGCAGGATAATAGGCGCAAGAATGAGCTCATGAGAGTCGCCGAGGTTTGCCAGAACGTTCCAGCCCATGCCCCGCGCAATTTTTGGGAAGCCTTGCAGTCCTATTGGTTCGTCCACCTTGGGGTAACCCTGGAGCTGAACACCTGGGATGCGTTCTCACCAGGTCGCCTGGATCAACACCTGCTGCCTTTCTATGCGCAGGGCATCCAGGATGGTAGCTTAACCTGCGAACAAGCTGAAGAGCTCCTGCAATGTTTCTGGATTAAATTCAACAACCAACCGGCTCCTCCCAAAGTGGGGGTGACCGCCGAAGAAAGCGGTACTTACACAGATTTCGCCCAGATCAACCTGGGCGGGGTACGCCCGGATGGCTCGGATGGTGTGAACGAGGTCACCTACCTGTTGCTGGATGTGATCGAGCAGATGCGCCTGCTCCAGCCTTCCACCTCCATCCAGGTGAGCAAAAAGAATCCTGACCGCTTCATTAAACGTGCAGCTGAGATCATTCGCACTGGTTTTGGCCAGCCTTCGGTGTTCAATGCCGACCTGATCGGCCAGGAGCTGATGCGCATGGGAAAATCGGTGCTGGATGCCCGTTGCGGGGGCTCAAGTGGCTGCGTAGAGGTAGGTGCTTTCGGAAAGGAAAATTACAACCTGACGGGCTATTTCAACCTGCCTAAGGTCTTGGAAATCACCCTGCATAATGGTGCCGACCGACGCACCGGCATCCAGCTAGGGCCAGCCACAGGTGATCCACGCGCATTCTCCAGCATGGAAGAACTTTATAAGGCTTTCGAAAAACAGGTGAATTACTTCGTGGATATCAAAGTGCGTGGCAATAATGTGATTGAGCGCTTATATGCCCGCTATATGCCCTGCCCCTTCCTGTCTTTACTGGTGGATGATTGCATCCGAACAGGAAGGGATTATCATGATGGAGGTGCCCGCTATAACACCACATACATTCAGGGTGTGGGTGTCGGCACGATGACCGATGCCCTGACCAGCATCGGCTACCATGTTTTTAAAAATCACACATTGGGTATGCACGAGTTAATTGACAATCTCGAAGCGAATTTTTCAGGCAATGAGCCCTTGCGCCAGCGATTACTCAACCGCACCCCGAAATATGGCAATGACGATGACCGAGCCGACCGTGTGATGCAGCGCGTCTTCGAGATCTATTTCAATGCCGTGGAAGGCAGGCGCAATACCAAGGGCGGTGAGTACCATATCAACTTGCTCCCCACTACCGTGCATGTGTATTTTGGCAGCGTCACCGGTGCAACCGCAGATGGACGGCTGGCTTACACGCCTCTATCCGAAGGCGTATCACCTGTTCAAGGTGCTGATCATAAAGGACCCACGGCTGTGCTTCGTTCGGTGGCCAAAATGGACCATGTGCGCACCGGCGGTACCCTGCTTAACCAGAAGTTCACCCCCCAGGTATTGGAAAATGACGAGGGTCTCAACAAGCTTGTGCAGCTGATCCGCACCTATTTCCTGCTGGATGGCCATCACATCCAGTTCAACGTGGTAGACGCTGCCACGCTACGCCTGGCCCAGCAGCATCCTGAACAATACCGCAGCCTGATCGTGCGTGTAGCGGGCTACAGCGATTATTTCTGTGACCTGAGCAAAACCCTGCAGGACGAGATCATCGCCCGCACCGAGCACGAGGCGTTTTAA
- a CDS encoding glycyl-radical enzyme activating protein, whose product MSNGMIFDIKRYAINDGPGIRTAVFLKGCPLECWWCHNPEGQSTQPQLMVRLNRCKTSHACQNACPEDAIRWEGRTVTDWERCDQCGKCAEVCYAGAREMVGRQVSIAELMAEIMRDVPFFDQSGGGVTFTGGEPLAQPEFLVEALKHCKEHHIHAAVDTCGHTSWENFQAILPLTDLFLYDLKLVDEARHMRYTGVTNRLLLGNLRRLSETGANILVRIPLIPGINNDVTSINHFANFLSSLPRLEGVALMPYHTIGVAKYEALGMSYKLGDIQVPTKDQISQIEEVFLTYKLPVIRHTGRAV is encoded by the coding sequence ATGAGCAACGGGATGATCTTCGATATCAAGCGCTATGCGATAAATGATGGACCAGGGATTCGCACTGCAGTCTTCCTGAAAGGCTGCCCGCTCGAATGTTGGTGGTGCCACAATCCTGAGGGGCAGTCAACCCAGCCGCAGCTGATGGTAAGGTTGAACCGCTGTAAAACCTCGCATGCCTGCCAGAATGCCTGTCCTGAGGATGCGATCCGTTGGGAAGGCAGAACCGTCACCGATTGGGAGAGGTGCGATCAGTGTGGAAAGTGTGCCGAGGTGTGTTATGCGGGAGCGCGAGAGATGGTTGGTCGTCAGGTCAGCATTGCTGAGCTGATGGCAGAGATCATGCGCGATGTGCCCTTTTTCGATCAATCGGGTGGAGGAGTCACCTTCACCGGTGGTGAACCCCTGGCGCAGCCTGAATTCCTCGTGGAAGCTCTAAAGCACTGTAAGGAGCACCACATCCATGCTGCGGTGGATACCTGCGGTCACACTTCCTGGGAGAACTTCCAGGCAATCCTGCCACTGACTGACTTATTCCTGTATGACCTGAAGCTGGTGGATGAGGCCAGGCACATGCGATACACTGGGGTAACGAACCGTTTGCTCTTGGGAAATTTGCGCCGTCTATCAGAGACTGGAGCAAACATCCTGGTGCGTATCCCGCTTATTCCCGGAATTAACAATGATGTTACCAGCATCAACCACTTTGCTAACTTTTTAAGCTCCTTGCCCCGGTTGGAGGGCGTAGCGCTGATGCCGTATCATACGATCGGTGTCGCCAAATACGAAGCCCTGGGGATGAGCTATAAGCTGGGCGATATCCAGGTTCCAACCAAGGACCAGATTAGCCAGATTGAAGAAGTATTTTTGACTTATAAATTACCGGTTATCAGACATACTGGGAGGGCTGTATGA
- a CDS encoding competence protein ComEA translates to MEKHWYWLGAFIVVGILLGAGVLFLVTRPPWGEPIRLNPPPTAAPITVYVSGKVNQPGLYSLPQGSRVNDAIQAADGFSVDADRNALNLAELLSDGQQINVTGLPDPTPTGWSVRSVPTYAGMINVNTADLAQLESLPGIGPTLAQAILDYRVNYGPFTRIEDVMKVQGVGQAKFEAIKDLITVGTSP, encoded by the coding sequence ATGGAAAAACATTGGTATTGGCTCGGTGCATTTATTGTTGTGGGGATATTATTAGGAGCGGGTGTACTATTTCTGGTCACCCGCCCGCCGTGGGGCGAACCTATTCGGTTGAACCCACCTCCTACTGCAGCTCCCATCACCGTCTATGTCAGTGGCAAGGTAAACCAGCCAGGATTGTACTCCTTGCCACAGGGTAGTCGCGTTAACGATGCCATCCAGGCTGCGGATGGTTTTTCGGTGGATGCAGACCGCAATGCACTAAACTTGGCTGAGCTGCTGAGTGATGGTCAGCAAATCAATGTAACTGGCCTGCCTGACCCGACACCCACTGGTTGGTCAGTGCGATCCGTCCCAACTTATGCGGGGATGATTAACGTTAACACAGCCGATCTTGCCCAGCTGGAGAGCTTACCGGGTATAGGTCCCACGCTTGCCCAGGCAATCCTCGATTATCGGGTTAATTATGGACCCTTCACCCGCATAGAAGATGTGATGAAGGTGCAAGGAGTTGGTCAGGCTAAATTTGAAGCAATAAAAGACCTGATTACGGTTGGAACGTCCCCATAA
- a CDS encoding purine-nucleoside phosphorylase — translation MSEYFSLDQIDRIADFVRSKTSYHPQVGIILGSGLGAIAASVEYATIIPYQEIPDWPVSTVIGHQGHLVIGQLEGKEVIVMQGRVHYYEGYSIHQVALPVRVLQRLGIEILIVTNAAGAVSPNFSPGDLMLITDHINLIGMAGLNPLRGPNIDELGTRFPDMSRAYDLALLDLARKVVSEENLVLNEGVYVCLAGPSFETPADLRFLRFIGADAVGMSTVPEVITARHGGIRVLGISGISNKANLDGETITLHEEVLQAGETLAPKLTALIKGVLRRL, via the coding sequence ATGAGTGAATACTTTTCGTTGGATCAGATCGACCGTATCGCGGATTTTGTTCGTTCCAAAACAAGCTATCATCCACAAGTGGGGATCATCCTTGGCTCAGGGTTGGGGGCAATCGCAGCCAGCGTGGAATATGCGACTATTATTCCGTATCAAGAAATTCCAGATTGGCCTGTTTCTACTGTGATTGGACACCAGGGGCACCTGGTGATCGGCCAGCTCGAAGGCAAAGAAGTTATCGTCATGCAGGGGCGGGTGCATTACTACGAAGGATACTCAATTCATCAAGTTGCTCTTCCAGTGCGGGTTTTGCAACGATTAGGGATAGAGATCCTGATCGTTACCAACGCTGCAGGAGCAGTGAGCCCCAATTTTTCACCAGGTGATTTGATGCTGATCACCGATCATATCAACCTGATCGGCATGGCAGGGCTAAACCCTTTGCGTGGCCCAAATATCGATGAGTTAGGTACCCGTTTCCCGGATATGAGCAGGGCGTACGACCTTGCTCTATTAGATCTGGCACGGAAAGTAGTGAGTGAAGAAAATCTGGTATTAAACGAGGGCGTTTATGTCTGCCTGGCTGGGCCTTCATTCGAAACCCCAGCAGATTTGCGCTTTTTGCGCTTCATTGGGGCAGATGCAGTTGGAATGTCAACGGTTCCTGAGGTGATCACGGCGCGTCACGGAGGTATACGTGTCTTGGGTATCTCGGGGATCAGTAATAAAGCAAACCTGGATGGTGAAACCATCACTTTACATGAAGAGGTTCTGCAGGCAGGTGAAACTCTGGCGCCTAAGCTTACGGCGCTGATCAAGGGGGTGCTACGCCGTCTTTAG